In Acidisarcina polymorpha, the DNA window ATTTTGAGATGCCTCCGGTACTCGAATCGATGCGTGTCGTTGAGATTACCGAAGCGCTGGCGGGTCCATACTGCGCCATGCTGTTAGGCGACTTTGGCGCGGATGTGATCAAAGTGGAGCGCCGAATCACAGGAGATCATGCCCGCGGCTGGGGTCCACCGTTTGCCGCTGGCGAATCCGCCTACTTCCTCGCCGCCAACCGCAACAAACGCTCATTGACCCTCGACTACGATCATCCCGCTGGCCGGGAGGTTCTAGAGAGATTGATCGCGACCGCCGACGTCCTGCTGATCAATCAGCCATCCCTGGCGTCGCTGCGGCGACGGGCCCTCGATCCGGAGACGCTGTTGAAGCAGTATTCCCGGCTAATCTACTGCGCCATCTCCGGATATGGCCTGGGACCCTCAGTGAAGACCGGACAGCCAGGCTACGACATCGTCGCCCAGGCAGAGGCCGGGGTCATGAGCTTTACGGGTGAGCCTCAAGGAGAACCGGTGCGCTACCCGGTAGCCATTGCCGATATGACCTGCGGCGCCTATGCCGCCATGGGCATTCTGGCGGCGCTGCTCGCCCGGGAAAGATCAGGGCAGGGACAGTTCCTCGACATGGCCTTATTCGACTCGCAACTTACCTGGCTGATCAACATCGGCAGCAATTGGCTGAACTGTGGAAAGGAGCCAGTACGGTGGGGCAACGCTCATCCGAGCATCGTGCCCTACGAGGTGTTTGCTGGTTCCGACGGGCGCAACTTCGTACTCGGCGTCGGCACCGAGCCCCTCTGGCTTAAGTTGACGAATCTTCTCGGAGAAGAAACCGGCTGGGCCGACGAACCTCGTTTTGCAACGAATGCCCAACGGATCGAGCATCGAGCTGAATTGATACCCATGCTGCGCGAAAGATTTCGACGGCGACCCGCCGCCATCTGGCTGGAGAAGCTGGCTCTGGCCAAGATCCCCGCGGCAGCGATCCAGAGCGTTCCGGAGGCGCTCGGCCAGGCTCAATCCGTCGAAAGAAGCATGATCGTTGAAATTGAGCATCCATTATTAGGCATCGCCCGGAGCGTCGGCAATCCGGTGCGGCTCTCGCAATCGCCTCCAACCTATCGCTTGCCACCGCCGCTTTTGGGGGAACATACCGCGGCGATTCTCGGCGAATTGCGCTACGACGAAAACGAAGTAGCCGAATTAAGGCGAAGCGCCGCCGTCTAGCCGGATTCGCAAGCGAGGAAGTTTGATCCTTCATGGCGCTGATGGAAGCCAAAGCCAGGCCGCGATAGATCGGCATTGCTGAAGGTCAAGTGAGAAAGAGGCGTGGAGGAGAACTGCCCGCAGGCTTCGCGGGGAAGCCGACCGCGGCCCCCTTGTTCGTCCTAAAGCTTCATCCGGATAGGCGTCGATTCGATTTCTCTTCCGGGCTGATCGTTGAAGAGTGGAATGGTCGTTTCGGGAAGTCGATGCTCCGAGATTTCGTACGTGGTAATTGCGATCCCATCTTGCACCCGGACGGCGTGCACCCGAACCCATGAGTTCGTAACTCCCTCACCGTAGGAGGGGACATCTGCCCGGTAGGGATTGCCGGTGAGAACGACCTGCTTGTAGGCCTCGAAGAGGCCCATCGTACAAGTGCCAGGAAGAAGTTCGCACATTTTGCCGCCGAGTAGGGCCTGGCGGGGAAGACCGGCGATCTTCTCCGCTTTCATGTTGAGGAAAGTAATTACAAAGTCCTCGATATCGCCGTTGCAGTCGCGAATGGCTTCGCAGATAAAAAGAGCGTCCGGACTACTCTCCGCAACGGCGCGCCAACAGTCCCGCTCCCGGCGGAGGACGGCTTCCATTCTCAGCAGAACATCTTCCTGCCGTTTTCGCTCGCTTAGGTCGCGAACCACCTTGGCGAATCCGACCAGCTTTCCGCTTGGACTGCGAACTGCTGTAATGACAAAGCTCGCCCAGTAGCGCTCGCCGTTCTTCCTGATTCGCCAACCCTCTCCCTTACAGGACCCGCGAAGCGCAGCAGCCGAGAGTTCTCGGTCGGGCACTCGCGATTCGATGTCCTCCGGCACGAAAAACAGAGAATAGTGCTGCCCTAGAACTTCACTGCTCTTATAGCCTTTGTTGTGCTCGGCGCCTATGTTCCAGGTGAGAACCCGGCCGCTACAGTCCAGCATGTAGATCGCATAGCTCTCGATTGATTCAACCAGCAGGCGAAACTGTTCTGCTTCTTGAAGCCTTTTTGCCAGGAGAGCGTGGTTTGCGGGCGAGCTATCGCTGGTTACCGGAGGAGCATAAGTGAGCCTGGCGTTGGGATGGAGGGTGGTGCGGAGTGCGCCGGCGGTTAAACGATAGCCCCGCCCGGGCAGGGTTTCAATGAATTCAGACCCATCGGGGAGCTTTCC includes these proteins:
- a CDS encoding CaiB/BaiF CoA transferase family protein; its protein translation is MPPVLESMRVVEITEALAGPYCAMLLGDFGADVIKVERRITGDHARGWGPPFAAGESAYFLAANRNKRSLTLDYDHPAGREVLERLIATADVLLINQPSLASLRRRALDPETLLKQYSRLIYCAISGYGLGPSVKTGQPGYDIVAQAEAGVMSFTGEPQGEPVRYPVAIADMTCGAYAAMGILAALLARERSGQGQFLDMALFDSQLTWLINIGSNWLNCGKEPVRWGNAHPSIVPYEVFAGSDGRNFVLGVGTEPLWLKLTNLLGEETGWADEPRFATNAQRIEHRAELIPMLRERFRRRPAAIWLEKLALAKIPAAAIQSVPEALGQAQSVERSMIVEIEHPLLGIARSVGNPVRLSQSPPTYRLPPPLLGEHTAAILGELRYDENEVAELRRSAAV
- a CDS encoding PAS domain S-box protein; this encodes MKALGQYTISWEPPQLREGERLIRLSPKQFKVLELLVEARGKVVSKPLFFTKVWKGSFVEDSNLTQTIFLIRRALGKLPDGSEFIETLPGRGYRLTAGALRTTLHPNARLTYAPPVTSDSSPANHALLAKRLQEAEQFRLLVESIESYAIYMLDCSGRVLTWNIGAEHNKGYKSSEVLGQHYSLFFVPEDIESRVPDRELSAAALRGSCKGEGWRIRKNGERYWASFVITAVRSPSGKLVGFAKVVRDLSERKRQEDVLLRMEAVLRRERDCWRAVAESSPDALFICEAIRDCNGDIEDFVITFLNMKAEKIAGLPRQALLGGKMCELLPGTCTMGLFEAYKQVVLTGNPYRADVPSYGEGVTNSWVRVHAVRVQDGIAITTYEISEHRLPETTIPLFNDQPGREIESTPIRMKL